The following are encoded together in the Vigna unguiculata cultivar IT97K-499-35 chromosome 2, ASM411807v1, whole genome shotgun sequence genome:
- the LOC114173473 gene encoding formin-like protein 6 — MKAPHLSFFYFLTLFLFLSIPVNTAKRVNSSTSANESGTRRILHQPLFPASSAPPPPLPVETPPSPEGGNIPFFHEYPAGPPPDQSQAAPSGSNTSIANPTATQPTKGTKKVAIAISVGIVTLGMLSALAFFLYKHRAKHPVESQKLVAGSGNNNNNSNISNRNEVDSTAPPSSFLYIGTVEPTRASTNDSRDNRDVNKANRSPYHKLKRSDRYRPSPELQPMPPLSKPPDGNYPPAVSSSSESDEESRGTAFHSPQNSSVDGYYTPASRQSSLVNGSPAKRDTNSTPTPVVPFSKRTSPKSRLSAPSPEIRHVIIPSIKQPPPPSPPPPKHSRKPKFSAPPPPPNLKHLQSTTDTVSHVSKSLINPPPPPPPPPPPPPPRKSVSPAVSASSNSASVKRQSWSPIEGSVTKGSEEVEQSVSSSERLEPNDRDGTKPKLKALHWDKVRATSDRATVWDQIKSSSFQLNEDMMESLFGCKATNSAPKEPPKKSVLPSVDHENRVLDPKKSQNIAILLRALNVTREEVSEALLDGNPEGLGTELLETLVKMAPTKEEEIKLKNYDGDLSKLGSAERFLKAVLDIPFAFKRVEAMLYRANFDSEINYLRKSFQTMEAASDELKNSRLFLKLLEAVLRTGNRMNVGTNRGDAKAFKLETLLKLVDVKGTDGKTTLLHFVVQEIIRSEGAGAESANENVKMDSKFNEDEFKKQGLQVVAGLSRDLSNVKKAAGMDSDVLSSYLSKLETGLDKVRLVLQYEKPDVHGNFFNSTKLFLKYAEDEIVKIKADERKALYLVKEVTEYFHGNAAKEEAHPLRIFMIVRDFLCILDLVCKEVEKMHDKIVGGSGRSFRIPPSASLPVLNRYNHPKHDRSSDEESSSP, encoded by the exons ATGAAAGCTCCTCACTTGAGCTTCTTCTACTTCCTCACACTGTTCCTCTTCCTATCCATCCCAGTCAACACTGCAAAAAGGGTCAATAGTAGTACCAGCGCTAATGAATCTGGCACAAGAAGAATTCTGCACCAGCCATTATTCCCGGCGAGTTcggcaccaccaccaccacttccGGTGGAGACTCCGCCCTCTCCGGAAGGCGGAAACATCCCCTTCTTCCACGAGTACCCGGCGGGTCCCCCACCGGATCAGAGCCAAGCAGCCCCGTCGGGTTCCAACACTTCAATTGCAAACCCAACTGCGACACAACCCACAAAGGGAACAAAGAAAGTAGCAATCGCGATCTCAGTGGGGATTGTGACCCTTGGAATGCTCTCAGCGTTGGCCTTCTTTTTGTACAAACACAGAGCCAAACACCCGGTGGAGTCTCAAAAACTCGTCGCTGGGAGTGggaataacaataacaatagcAATATCTCAAACAGAAACGAGGTTGATTCAACTGCGCCACCGTCGAGTTTCCTCTACATTGGGACAGTGGAACCCACGCGAGCCTCTACCAACGACTCGCGAGACAACAGAGATGTTAATAAGGCCAACAGATCGCCGTATCACAAGCTCAAGCGATCCGATCGCTACCGTCCAAGTCCTGAGTTGCAGCCAATGCCGCCGCTCAGTAAGCCTCCCGACGGAAACTACCCGCCGGCGGTCTCCTCCTCATCTGAGTCCGATGAGGAAAGCCGCGGCACGGCGTTTCACTCGCCGCAGAACTCGTCGGTTGATGGATACTATACGCCGGCTTCGCGGCAGAGCTCTCTTGTCAACGGTAGTCCTGCGAAGCGTGACACGAATTCCACGCCCACACCCGTTGTTCCGTTTTCCAAGAGAACTTCGCCCAAGTCACGCCTTTCGGCACCCTCGCCGGAGATACGCCACGTCATCATTCCGTCTATAAAGCAGCCCCCTCCACCGTCGCCGCCGCCACCTAAGCATTCCAGAAAGCCGAAATTTTCGGCGCCTCCCCCACCTCCGAATTTGAAGCATCTTCAGTCAACAACCGACACTGTTTCGCATGTGTCAAAGAGTTTAATCAAtcctccaccaccacctccacctccGCCTCCTCCACCGCCGCCGCGAAAATCAGTGTCTCCGGCTGTTAGTGCTTCCTCTAATTCTGCATCTGTAAAGAGGCAGTCTTGGTCACCAATTGAAGGTAGTGTGACGAAAGGTTCAGAAGAGGTTGAACAGAGTGTGAGCTCTTCCGAGAGGCTTGAACCCAATGACAGGGATGGAACCAAACCAAAATTAAAGGCTCTGCATTGGGATAAAGTGCGTGCGACCTCAGACCGTGCTACAGTGTGGGACCAGATAAAATCAAGCTCGTTTCA GTTAAATGAAGACATGATGGAATCGTTGTTTGGATGCAAAGCCACCAATTCTGCCCCGAAAGAGCCTCCCAAAAAATCAGTTCTTCCTTCGGTTGATCATGAGAACAGGGTGTTAGACCCGAAGAAGTCACAGAACATAGCTATACTGCTCAGGGCTTTGAATGTGACCAGAGAGGAGGTGTCTGAAGCTCTTTTAGATG GGAATCCTGAAGGTTTGGGCACTGAGCTATTGGAAACACTAGTAAAGATGGCTCCGACTAAAGAGGAAGAGATAAAGCTTAAAAACTACGATGGTGATCTCTCAAAACTGGGATCTGCAGAAAGGTTTCTTAAAGCAGTGCTTGATATCCCTTTTGCCTTTAAAAGAGTTGAAGCTATGCTATATAGAGCCAACTTTGATTCAGAAATTAACTACCTTAGAAAGTCTTTTCAAACCATGGAG GCTGCAAGTGATGAATTAAAGAACAGCCGCTTATTCCTCAAACTCCTTGAAGCTGTTCTAAGGACGGGAAACAGAATGAATGTTGGCACTAATCGAGGGGATGCTAAAGCTTTCAAACTGGAGACACTCTTGAAACTAGTAGATGTAAAGGGAACAGATGGAAAAACCACATTGCTCCACTTTGTGGTCCAAGAGATCATTAGATCTGAAGGTGCAGGAGCTGAATCTGCAAACGAGAATGTGAAAATGGATTCCAAATTTAATGAGGATGAGTTTAAGAAGCAAGGATTGCAAGTTGTGGCAGGACTTAGTAGAGATCTTAGTAATGTAAAAAAGGCAGCTGGAATGGATTCAGATGTCTTGAGCAGCTATCTTTCAAAGCTTGAAACAGGGCTTGATAAAGTGCGATTGGTTTTGCAATATGAAAAGCCAGATGTGCATGGCAATTTCTTTAACTCTACGAAGCTATTTCTAAAATATGCTGAAGATGAAATTGTAAAGATTAAAGCGGATGAGAGAAAAGCTTTGTACCTTGTAAAAGAAGTCACGGAATACTTTCATGGTAATGCAGCAAAGGAAGAAGCCCACCCTCTCAGAATTTTCATGATTGTAAGAGACTTTCTGTGTATTTTGGATCTAGTGTGCAAAGAAGTGGAGAAAATGCatgataaaattgttggtgGTTCTGGCAGATCTTTCCGAATACCGCCAAGTGCATCATTACCCGTTCTCAATAGGTACAACCATCCAAAGCATGATAGAAGCTCGGACGAGGAAAGTTCATCCCCCTAG
- the LOC114171878 gene encoding glucan endo-1,3-beta-glucosidase 13, with translation MGWLFPIFFLSFLGLTVTGQESIEFLNLCETSDDILQASSQADELPLAVSVSGEDLKEVSFSVLLAERWLRHNVLAHYPASNITTVVVGTTAFCHEHHQHNHLSEVLSSLKNVYHSLKRWGLEKDIKVSVAFTLDCLNKVYSTNDLKMVKPLLQFLQEVNSTYSVIPHHGFSHFSDKSLSLVSSHFESLKKLGFFYLTNINVIAIVTKGRKNTASRKLSVVDFSPIGSLPERPAPTPEIAKPPMASSNVPFPPLAQVVSSPPPILSPAFSPEEPPFSVPASSPHGFTLPPCDPLHNGSPYPQIFPVQKVWCVAKPSVPEDTLQQAMDYACGEGGADCMEITPQGNCYYPDTVVAHASYAFNSYWQKHKRNGGTCNFGGTAMLINADPSFLHCRFILS, from the exons ATGGGGTGGCTATTtcctattttctttctttcttttctggGTCTTACTG TAACTGGTCAAGAATCCATTGAGTTCCTCAACCTATGTGAGACGAGTGATGACATTTTACAAGCCTCATCACAAGCCGATGAGCTTCCCTTGGCTGTTTCAGTGAGTGGTGAAGACCTCAAAGAGGTGTCTTTCAGTGTTCTATTGGCTGAAAGATGGCTCAGACACAACGTTCTTGCACACTACCCTGCCTCAAATATCACCACCGTAGTTGTGGGAACCACTGCTTTCTGCCACGAACACCACCAACACAACCACCTCTCCGAGGTTCTGTCTTCCCTGAAAAATGTCTACCACTCACTCAAGAGGTGGGGTTTGGAGAAAGACATAAAAGTTTCTGTTGCTTTTACTCTGGACTGCTTAAACAAAGTTTATTCTACCAATGATTTGAAAATGGTGAAACCCCTCTTACAGTTTCTCCAAGAGGTAAACTCCACATACTCTGTGATCCCACATCATGGCTTCTCCCATTTCTCTGATAAAAGTTTGAGCTTGGTGTCTTCTCACTTTGAGTCCTTGAAAAAGCTTGGATTTTTCTACCTCACCAACATAAATGTCATTGCCATTGTTACAAAAGGGAGGAAAAACACAGCAAGTAGAAAGCTTTCAGTTGTTGATTTTAGCCCAATAGGCTCTTTACCAGAAAGGCCAGCTCCAACACCAGAAATAGCCAAGCCACCAATGGCTTCTTCCAATGTACCTTTTCCTCCTTTAGCACAAGTAGTTTCTTCACCCCCACCAATACTTTCTCCTGCTTTTTCCCCTGAGGAGCCACCATTTAGTGTTCCAGCTAGTTCACCTCATGGTTTCACACTCCCTCCCTGTGATCCACTACACAATGGCTCACCTTATCCCCAAATTTTCCCTGTTCAGAAGGTGTGGTGTGTGGCTAAGCCTAGTGTTCCTGAAGATACCCTGCAACAGGCTATGGACTACGCTTGTGGAGAGGGTGGTGCTGATTGCATGGAGATTACGCCACAGGGAAACTGCTATTATCCTGACACTGTGGTTGCTCACGCCTCCTATGCTTTCAACAGTTACTGGCAGAAGCACAAGAGAAATGGTGGAACATGCAACTTTGGCGGCACTGCCATGTTGATCAATGCTGACCCAA GTTTCCTTCATTGTCGGTTTATTCTTAGCTAA
- the LOC114174352 gene encoding BTB/POZ and TAZ domain-containing protein 4, whose product MTNMVYNHSKSLRNGNKLIPIPPTMSRRISINSSCECKISNNSKSRRQNNNDSSSKKDLWERLFHQGYKADVCINTNSGGVVYAHSNIIAMASSVLRGMLKQAHRYGRWRIISIIGVPHDAVQVFIRYLYTYSYEKEDMDEFVLHLLVLSHVYMVPHLKCECEQKLELGLLTIDNLVDVFQLALFCDAPRLSLICHRKILKNFKVVSESEGWKTMKLSHPLLEKEILESMIDEENMKKERIRKMNDKKVYLQLYEAMEALVHICRDGCRTIGPHDKDLRVNQPCKYSTCSGLELLVRHFAACKLRVPGGCVHCKRMWQLLELHSRLCVNPDDCRVPLCRNFKERISKQSKKDEIRWKILVEKILRTRGIRIASCFLQQ is encoded by the exons atgacTAACATGGTTTACAACCATTCTAAGTCTCTCCGAAATGGCAATAAATTAATTCCTATACCACCTACTATGTCACGTCGAATATCAATCAATTCATCTTGTGAGTGTAAGATATCtaataattcaaaatcaagAAGACAAAACAACAATGACTCTTCATCAAAAAAGGATTTATGGGAGCGTCTATTTCATCAAGGTTATAAAGCAGATGTTTGCATTAACACTAATAGCGGTGGTGTTGTTTATGCTCATTCTAACATTATT GCCATGGCTTCTTCTGTATTAAGAGGCATGCTAAAGCAAGCACATCGATATGGTCGATGGCGAATCATCTCAATCATTGGAGTTCCACATGATGCAGTTCAAGTTTTTATTCGATATTTATACACTTATAG ttACGAGAAAGAAGATATGGATGAGTTTGTACTACATTTGTTGGTGTTATCACATGTATACATGGTTCCTCACTTGAAGTGTGAATGTGAACAAAAACTAGAATTGGGTTTACTCACTATAGATAACTTGGTTGACGTATTTCAACTAGCATTATTTTGTGATGCTCCAAGACTTAGTCTCATTTGCCATCGCAAGATACTGAAAAACTTCAAAGTCGTTTCAGAATCAGAAGGATGGAAAACAATGAAGTTAAGTCACCCACTTCTAGAAAAGGAAATTTTAGAGTCAATGATCGACGAAGAAAAT atgaaaaaggaaagaatCCGAAAAATGAATGACAAAAAGGTATATCTACAATTGTACGAGGCCATGGAAGCTCTTGTTCATATATGTAGAGATGGTTGTCGAACTATTGGTCCTCACGATAAAGATCTTCGAGTAAACCAACCATGTAAGTATTCAACATGTAGCGGATTAGAGTTGCTTGTTCGTCATTTTGCTGCATGTAAGTTGAGAGTTCCTGGAGGTTGTGTTCATTGCAAGAGGATGTGGCAATTATTAGAGTTACACTCTCGATTATGTGTTAATCCAGACGATTGTAGAGTTCCTTTATGCAG GAACTTTAAGGAACGAATATCAAAACAAAGCAAGAAAGATGAAATTAGGTGGAAAATATTGGTTGAAAAGATCTTGAGAACAAGAGGAATCAGGATAGCATCATGTTTTTTGCAACAATGA